TCGGTTATGGTGCTGGACTCGGCTACGGCAACGGACTGTACGGCGCTGGCCTAGGATACGGTTACGGAGCTGGTGCTGGTTATGGCGGTACGTTGATCACTTATTTAGCTTTTAAAATGACTCATTACTTAACGTAAGAATCTCTTGTGTCCAATCAGGTTATGGTCACGGTTTGGGTTATGGCGCCGGATATGGATATGGAGGTCTCGGAGGATACGGCGGATACGGAGGCAAGGAATAACAAAGCATTTTTTATACTTGTGTCTTTCTTATGTGCTAATAATTTGTCTTATGTGATGTTACAGGATATGGAGCTGGATATGGAGCCGGCTATGGATCCAACTACGGACACAATCACGGCAGTTCCGGTTACACCGCGATTAACAAAGTCGTGAGCCACGGATCAAACAGCCACGGACACGGACACGCCCACGGACACGCCCACGGACTCGGATACGGCCATCACGGACTCGCTTATTAAGTGATATTTGCCCAAGCAAAATATACTATAATAGTTTGTAACAGATCCTATGATATTGTACAATCCAATACGATTACGTGGAAACGATTAAATACATAATAATAGATACAGATGAACGGTGTTTTTATCCTTCAAATTTTGGATCCTGTTTTTTCTACTGTTGTTGACTTTATCAGAATTTTTCCTTGACTATGAAATcataaattataaaatattatagaataatcaggaattattattaaaaataatattaattaGCAATAGGAAGTTTAGCAACACCGCTTCTCAGTTCCAAACTTCCAATACTCGCTACTTCATTCGTCTGCGTCTTCCCGCCTTCCGGTTGTAGACGGAAGACGAAGGAAAGTGAATATGTGAGAAGTCATCAGTTTGAGAACAAACATACTGTAacaaagaaatgtcatcaattGATTAGTTTGACTGTATTTGAGTGAATTTCAGTGATGCTTTTAAAATGGTTAACAAGTTGTCTCTGTGTGTTCTATCCCTGTGTGTTGTGAGTTTCCGGTACACGTGGTTGACGCAAAAGCAGAAAAAAGTCAAGAACATTTCTCAAAACAGCCTGTTATTCCCAGATTACATTAGTACAAGAAGTGATGTAAAGGATAGACTGGTTCTCTGGCATTGACTTTTAAAGTCCATACTTCGTGCTGAAAGAGTGATTGGTGTTGCAAGCAATTTGGTATCTTTGATTACTTGGTCAACAGTTGCTGTTTTAAGGGACAGTGCAACAGTTAAAGTCTGCATTTATTAGTGCAGTAATGTTTTGATGAAGATCAATTTAAACAACAAAGTGaattttcaatcttcaatGTCAACCACACCTACCCCAACCTGAAATTTGAACACTAGACGGTCTAGACCCAGTGTTTAGCCTTTGAATGGCAGAATTGCCAATCTCCAGTCTATATGTGGATCAACAGTGACCACAGTTGAATTTGGCAACAAAATGTcgctgttgaagaaaaaccgtCAACGAGTTGGAATATCGACGCCGTTATTGGCGGTATAGTTCGCAAACAGCCCAGATTTCGTCTAAATGTTTCGGCGATGGATTATTAATTAGATCGTTTTCACTCATTTCTAACTCACCAGTAACcttaaatttaagaaactAACCCATAGCCACAGGATAATTGAAAATTGGGTAAGTCTTGTGCAGGTTGTTTCTGTGCATgtttaagtaaataaaatttgtttggtaTATTTCCAGGAATTGTTCTTCCTTCCACTTCAACTAGCATAATTGCATACAGACTCTACTAAGGAGATATTTATTGGGGACGCATCTGTGTAGTAAAACTGGCATCTGTACTCGCTTCGTTGTATTCAGTTACTTCGTTGCAACTGCGCCAACTGTGCGCGGTGCGGTGAGTCTATATTCAGGTTAATATCACCGTTCTGTTACTATACTATGCTTATACCAAAATTTCTTGCCAAACAGGtgagtttgaaaaataattttcggattttttttttttttaatttcgtaaTAGGCATCAAtaacattttctcttcttttattcatcACCACCATGAACTCGAAAGTAAGTTGCTTTCCACTTCAATCAAACTTATTGAAATTTACGAATTATTGTTGACAGATCGTTCTTCAGTTGGTTTTGTGGGCTGGGGTTGCATCCTGCATGTCTGGCGAAGTAATTCCCGATCAAAATGCTTGGAATCAATTCTTGTACTCTTACGGATACGGTTATCCCAGCAACTTCGCTTACCAATCACCG
Above is a genomic segment from Daphnia pulicaria isolate SC F1-1A chromosome 8, SC_F0-13Bv2, whole genome shotgun sequence containing:
- the LOC124311450 gene encoding keratin-associated protein 6-2-like isoform X2 is translated as MIAFKVLFAVAFVAVALAAEEQKEQAVEEQAVASSDSDSSKDLQTAEGTLGAYGAYGAGLGYGAGLGYGAGLGYGNGLYGAGLGYGYGAGAGYGGYGHGLGYGAGYGYGGLGGYGGYGGYGAGYGAGYGSNYGHNHGSSGYTAINKVVSHGSNSHGHGHAHGHAHGLGYGHHGLAY
- the LOC124311450 gene encoding keratin-associated protein 19-2-like isoform X1, with protein sequence MIAFKVLFAVAFVAVALAAEEQKEQAVEEQAVASSDSDSSKDLQTAEGTLGAYGAYGAGLGYGAGLGYGAGLGYGNGLYGAGLGYGYGAGAGYGGYGHGLGYGAGYGYGGLGGYGGYGGKEGYGAGYGAGYGSNYGHNHGSSGYTAINKVVSHGSNSHGHGHAHGHAHGLGYGHHGLAY